From one Pseudactinotalea sp. HY158 genomic stretch:
- the glp gene encoding gephyrin-like molybdotransferase Glp has product MRSDLEYRDHLIRSQPVLAARTVPVAAAHGLVLAGDVRSVHPIPLFDNSAMDGYAVHAADVAGASEAAPVTLPVVGDIPAGATAPTTVPRGSAARIMTGGPMPAGADAVVQVELTDAGTDRVQVHGASEPGRFVRRAGGDLAAGDVVARAGTRLTARALASIVSAGHGQVLAHPLPRVAVIATGSELRGPGEACGFGQIPNSNSTLVAACLAPVATTVDLGFVPDEASALRELLDAVSTRDETGAPRFDAVVLSGGVSVGAYDVVKEVLAPEPDMWFGPVAMQPGKPQGSGTYRGVSVFALPGNPVSVYVSTQMLVRPALRALAGAGAELPRFADVPAGADWATPPGRAQYLPARIEHGTAVPATAGGSGSHLVGTLARATGLVRVPAEVEAVRAGDVVQYWQDGDQL; this is encoded by the coding sequence ATGAGATCCGACCTCGAGTACCGCGACCACCTCATTCGCTCGCAACCCGTGCTGGCGGCCCGGACCGTGCCCGTCGCCGCGGCCCACGGACTCGTGCTCGCCGGCGACGTGCGATCGGTCCACCCCATCCCCCTCTTCGACAACTCGGCGATGGACGGCTACGCGGTGCACGCGGCCGACGTCGCCGGGGCGAGCGAGGCCGCGCCGGTGACGCTGCCGGTCGTCGGCGACATCCCGGCCGGAGCCACCGCGCCGACGACGGTGCCCCGCGGCTCGGCGGCCCGGATCATGACCGGGGGCCCGATGCCGGCCGGCGCCGACGCCGTGGTGCAGGTCGAGCTGACCGACGCCGGCACGGACCGGGTCCAGGTGCACGGGGCGAGCGAGCCGGGCCGATTCGTGCGCCGCGCCGGCGGTGACCTGGCGGCCGGCGACGTGGTCGCCCGGGCCGGAACGCGGCTCACCGCGCGGGCGCTCGCGTCGATCGTCTCCGCGGGACACGGGCAGGTGCTCGCCCACCCGCTCCCCCGGGTGGCCGTCATCGCCACGGGCTCGGAGCTGCGCGGGCCGGGCGAGGCATGCGGATTCGGTCAGATCCCGAACTCGAACTCGACGCTCGTGGCGGCCTGCCTCGCGCCGGTGGCCACCACGGTCGACCTGGGGTTCGTGCCGGACGAGGCGAGTGCACTACGGGAGCTGCTGGACGCCGTCTCCACGCGGGACGAGACCGGGGCGCCGCGCTTCGACGCGGTCGTGCTCAGCGGCGGGGTGAGCGTGGGGGCCTACGACGTGGTCAAGGAGGTGCTCGCCCCGGAGCCGGACATGTGGTTCGGTCCGGTCGCGATGCAGCCGGGCAAGCCGCAGGGGTCGGGCACGTACCGGGGCGTGAGCGTGTTCGCGCTGCCGGGGAACCCGGTGAGCGTGTACGTGTCCACGCAGATGCTCGTGCGGCCCGCCCTGCGCGCGCTCGCCGGTGCCGGCGCTGAACTTCCCCGCTTCGCCGACGTGCCCGCAGGCGCCGACTGGGCCACGCCGCCGGGACGGGCGCAGTACCTTCCCGCCCGGATCGAGCACGGCACGGCGGTGCCCGCGACGGCGGGCGGATCCGGCTCGCATCTCGTGGGCACGCTCGCGCGGGCGACCGGTCTCGTGCGGGTGCCGGCGGAGGTCGAGGCGGTGCGCGCCGGCGACGTCGTTCAGTACTGGCAGGACGGAGATCAGCTGTGA
- the moeB gene encoding molybdopterin-synthase adenylyltransferase MoeB produces the protein MIALPPLVEPAAPLTEAEFARYSRHVLLPQLGEPGQRRLKAARVLVLGAGGLGAPALQYLAAAGVGTLGIIDDDVVEESNLQRQVIHATADIGRAKVDSAAAAVTALNPHVRVRTHGLRLTAENAPGILADYDLVLDGADNFPTRYLVSDAAAELGLPVLWASVLGFDAQVSLFWSRPPAGDGVTLRDLFPHPPAPGAVPSCSQAGVVGAMVGQVGSLLATEAVKLIAGIGHPLLGRVLVFDALAAAWRELPLRRRTGLRTTSLTPAPTAPAAGSGPSTPTAVPTLPTGPPEPTGVPVVAEVPAGVTLLDVREPDEVAGGAIPGSVHIPLARVLTTVGRAELSRREPVVVYCRTGPRAQRAAAELAADGYDVSVLAGGWSAWSSAHPGEPARAGAR, from the coding sequence ATGATCGCCCTGCCCCCGCTGGTGGAGCCCGCCGCGCCGCTCACCGAGGCCGAGTTCGCCCGCTACTCGCGCCACGTGCTGCTGCCGCAGCTGGGCGAGCCGGGCCAGCGCCGGCTCAAGGCGGCCCGGGTGCTCGTGCTCGGCGCGGGCGGCCTCGGCGCGCCGGCGCTGCAGTACCTCGCCGCCGCCGGGGTGGGAACCCTCGGGATCATCGACGACGACGTGGTCGAGGAGTCCAACCTCCAACGCCAGGTCATCCACGCGACCGCCGACATCGGCCGGGCGAAGGTCGACAGCGCCGCCGCGGCCGTGACCGCGCTCAACCCGCACGTGCGGGTGCGCACCCACGGCCTGCGCCTCACGGCCGAGAACGCCCCCGGGATCCTCGCGGACTACGACCTCGTGCTCGACGGCGCCGACAACTTCCCCACCCGCTACCTCGTGAGCGACGCCGCCGCCGAGCTCGGCCTGCCCGTGCTGTGGGCCTCCGTGCTCGGCTTCGACGCGCAGGTCTCCCTGTTCTGGTCGCGCCCGCCGGCCGGCGACGGGGTCACGCTGCGCGACCTGTTCCCCCATCCGCCCGCGCCCGGCGCCGTGCCCTCGTGCTCGCAGGCCGGGGTGGTCGGCGCGATGGTCGGGCAGGTCGGCTCCCTCCTGGCCACCGAGGCGGTCAAGCTCATCGCCGGTATCGGTCACCCGCTCCTGGGGCGGGTGCTCGTGTTCGACGCGCTCGCCGCCGCCTGGCGCGAGCTGCCGCTGCGCCGCCGCACCGGCCTACGGACGACGTCGCTCACCCCCGCGCCCACCGCGCCGGCCGCAGGGTCCGGCCCGTCCACGCCGACCGCAGTACCCACTCTGCCGACTGGGCCGCCTGAGCCGACGGGCGTCCCGGTCGTGGCCGAGGTGCCCGCCGGGGTGACGCTCCTCGACGTGCGTGAGCCGGACGAGGTCGCCGGCGGCGCGATCCCCGGCTCGGTGCACATCCCGCTCGCGCGGGTGCTCACCACGGTCGGCCGCGCGGAGCTGTCGCGGCGGGAGCCGGTGGTCGTCTACTGCCGCACGGGCCCCCGCGCGCAGCGCGCCGCCGCGGAACTGGCCGCCGACGGCTACGACGTGAGCGTGCTCGCGGGGGGCTGGTCTGCGTGGTCGAGTGCCCACCCCGGGGAGCCGGCGCGGGCGGGCGCCCGATGA